One Anaerohalosphaeraceae bacterium genomic window, ATATTGTCGGGCAGCTGGATGCCGCCTTTGGTCTGCTTTTTGTCTTCGTCTTTTCGAATCAGAACCCGTTTTCCGATGGGCTCAATCGTCTCAAAAGAATCAATTTTGATGGGATCAATTTCGCTCATACTTCTATCCTGTCTGATGCTTTCGGACGGTATATTATACGAAAAAACGTTTGTCTATGACTTCTTTTTTTTCGCGGAAACGGATTTCCTCTCCAGGATTTCATCGACCTGGGCCGGGTCTGACGGCGGCCATTGGCCTTTTTCCTGCAGGTCCTTGAGTTTATCCAGCAGTTTGATGCTCACAATCGTACGGCACCGCGGAAAACGGCTGCAGCCCATAAAGGGGCCTCGTTTGCTTTGGCGAACGACCAACAGACCGTCTTTGCATTTGTGGCAGTGAATCCCCGTGGGGGTCGGCGGGGGAGCCGGCGGCAGGGGATTGCCTTCCTTGTCGGCCTTGAGAATGGTTTTGCATTCCGGATAGCCGGAACAGCCGAAAAAGGGGCCGAAACGTCCGGTTTTTTTCACCAGCGGCTTGCCGCATGCAGGGCATTTGTGCTCGGTAGGCTGGTCCTGGAGCATCCGGCCGTCTTTGTCGCAGGGGGTACCGAACTTACACTCCGGATAGCGCGAGCAGCTGAGGAACCGGCCGTTTTTGCCGAAGCGGTATTCCAGCGGGGCCTTGCATTCCGGGCAGGTATATTCGCTGGGCTGGGTTTCGGCCTTGGCGTGCTTCATCTTTTGGACGGCCTCTTCGAGTGATTTTTTGAAGGGCTCGTAGAACTCCTGCAGGACCTGGACCCAGTTGAGGTGCTGCTCCTCGATTTTGTCCAGCTGTTCCTCCATATGCCGGGTAAAGGCGATGTCCATAATCTGGGGGAAATACTCGAGGAGTTTGTCGGTGACGATTTCGCCGATATGGGTGGCGTAGAAGACACGGTTGACCTTTTCAACGTATTTTCGCTCCTGAATCGTGGAAATAATCGTCGCATAGGTGCTGGGCCGTCCGATGCCTTCCTTTTCGAGGGTCTTAATCAACGAGGCCTCCGTGTATCGGGCAGGCGGCTTGGTAAAGTGCTGGACGGGTTTGAGGTCCACGACCTTGAGAATTTGGCCTTCGTGCAGACTCGGCAGGGTCGGTTCTTCCGCGGAGGTCGGCCAGATTCGCGTAAAGCCGTCGAAGGCCAGCGTACGGCCGGATGCCGTGAAGATGCAGGGGCCGTCCGGCGTTTGGGCCTCGATTTCGATGCGGGTGGTATCCCACTGGGCTTCTTTCATCTGACAGGCGACAAAGCGGCGCCAGATCAGGTCATATAGTTTGTATTGTTCATCTGTCAGGAAGGGAGCCAGTTCGTCGGGAGTGAGGTCTGGGTCGGTCGGGCGGATGGCTTCGTGGGCCTGCTGGGCCTCTTTGCGGGCGGTAAAAACATTGGGAGTTTCCGGCAGATATTCCGGGCCGATTTGGGACTGAATATAATGACGCACTTCCTGAACGGCCTCTTCGGACAGGTGGGTGCTGTCGGTTCGCATATAGGTAATCAGCCCCAAAGCGCCCATTGAGCCCAGGTCGATGCCCTCATAGAGCTGCTGGGCGATGGTCATCGTCCGTTGTGCTCCGAAGCCGAGTCGATTGGCGGCGGCCTGCTGGAGCGTTGAAGTGATAAACGGAGCGCCCGGGCGGGACTGGACGCGTTTGGTTTCGATGCGGCGGACGATGAAACGCGCGCCTTTGAGCTTTTCGTAGACGGCCTGGGCCTGCGTCTGATTGGAGGCCTCGAACTTTTGGCCGTTGACGGATGTCAAATCGGCCCGGAAGGCGCCGTGTTTGGCAAGCCACTGGTCCTGTTCGGTCAGCGTGCGTCCTTTTTCCGGGTCTTTGGCACTGTTGAGAAAGGATTGCCATTCTTCGGCGGTGATGTCGGCCTTCTCGGAGGCAAAGACGGCCGGAATGAGCCAGTACTCCTGCGGGACGAATGCCCGAATCTGCCGTTCCCGCTCGACAACCAGACGAACGGCGACGGACTGGACGCGTCCGGCGCTGAGTCCGCGGGCGACTTTTTTCCACAGCAGGGGGCTGATTTGATAGCCGACAATGCGGTCGAGGACCCGACGGGCCTGCTGGGCCAGGACTCGGTCCATATCAATCTTGCCCGGATTGGCGAACGCCCGTTCAATGTCTTTTTTGGTGATGGCGTTAAAGACGACACGGTATGTATCTTCATCATTGAGATTGAGGACTTCTTTGAGGTGCCAGGCGATTGCCTCGCCTTCCCGGTCCATATCGGTTGCCAGGTAGAACTTCTCGCATTTTTTGGCCTTGGCACGGAGGGCGGCGACGACCTTGCGTTTGCCCGGATTGATTTCATAGGTCGGTTCAAAATTGTGTTCGATGTCAATATTCAGGCCTTTGGAGGGCAGGTCGCGGACGTGGCCCATGGAGGCCTCCACTTCAAAATCCGGGCCGAGATATTTGTTGATGGTTTTGGCCTTGGCGGGCGACTCGACGATGACCAATGCTTTGCTTTTGGCTTTTTTTGTCATTGTATTCTCTGCCGCTCGAAAGCGTTCTTGTTTTTTCTGTCTGGATTATCGGTTTTCTCTGTCGGTTTTCTGAAGGCAAGGCGATAAATAAACGGGTCTGGAAGGGATGTCAAGAGAAATTGAGACAGAACAAGAGGAGATAGAGGGTCTTTATTGTCTTTATTGTGCCGACACAACAAAAGAAGGTCTTTGCTGTCCTCTTTCTGGGCTATTCAGAAATCGGGATTGGTTTTCTCCGTTTTCCCGGTACCGGTTTTCCCTGAAGATAGCGTGCAATATTTCGGATAGCCTGACGAAGCCGGTGTTCGTTTTCCACCAGGGCGATGCGCATGTGGTATTCGCCGTTTTCCCCGAAGGCACGGCCCGGGGCCATGGCGACATACGCATTTTCGAGCAGTTCCATGGCAAAATCGATGCTGCCTTTTCCTTTGGAGTGTTCAACGGGAAATTTCGTCCAGACAAACATCGAAGCACGGGGGACATCCACTTCCCACCCGATTCGTTTGAGGCCTTCGCAAATGATATCGCGACGGGCCTGGTATTTTTCATTCTGGATTCGGATATGGTCTTCACAATGCCGCATTGCGATAATGCTGGCGATTTGGATGGGCTGGAAGATGCCGTAGTCGTAATAGCCCTTAATCGTAGCCAGGGCTTCAATCATTTTTCGGTTGCCGGCGGCAAACCCGATTCGAAAGCCCGCCATCCCGTAGGGTTTGCTGAGTGTAGTGAATTCGACGCCGACGTCTTTGGCGCCCTTGGCGGACAGGAAACTGGGGGCTTTGTAGCCGTCAAAACAGGTTTCCCCATAAGCAAAATCGTGGATGACGGCGATTTGAAAGCGTTTGGCCAAATCCACAACGGTTTCAAAGAACCCTTCTTCGACAGTCATTCCGGTCGGGTTGTGCGGATAATTGAGAATCAGCAGTTTGGGCCGCGGGAACAGATGTTCGCAGACCATCGCAATGGTGTCCAGAAACTTCTGGTCATTGCCCAGCGGGACGGTGATGACATTCGCGC contains:
- the topA gene encoding type I DNA topoisomerase, translated to MTKKAKSKALVIVESPAKAKTINKYLGPDFEVEASMGHVRDLPSKGLNIDIEHNFEPTYEINPGKRKVVAALRAKAKKCEKFYLATDMDREGEAIAWHLKEVLNLNDEDTYRVVFNAITKKDIERAFANPGKIDMDRVLAQQARRVLDRIVGYQISPLLWKKVARGLSAGRVQSVAVRLVVERERQIRAFVPQEYWLIPAVFASEKADITAEEWQSFLNSAKDPEKGRTLTEQDQWLAKHGAFRADLTSVNGQKFEASNQTQAQAVYEKLKGARFIVRRIETKRVQSRPGAPFITSTLQQAAANRLGFGAQRTMTIAQQLYEGIDLGSMGALGLITYMRTDSTHLSEEAVQEVRHYIQSQIGPEYLPETPNVFTARKEAQQAHEAIRPTDPDLTPDELAPFLTDEQYKLYDLIWRRFVACQMKEAQWDTTRIEIEAQTPDGPCIFTASGRTLAFDGFTRIWPTSAEEPTLPSLHEGQILKVVDLKPVQHFTKPPARYTEASLIKTLEKEGIGRPSTYATIISTIQERKYVEKVNRVFYATHIGEIVTDKLLEYFPQIMDIAFTRHMEEQLDKIEEQHLNWVQVLQEFYEPFKKSLEEAVQKMKHAKAETQPSEYTCPECKAPLEYRFGKNGRFLSCSRYPECKFGTPCDKDGRMLQDQPTEHKCPACGKPLVKKTGRFGPFFGCSGYPECKTILKADKEGNPLPPAPPPTPTGIHCHKCKDGLLVVRQSKRGPFMGCSRFPRCRTIVSIKLLDKLKDLQEKGQWPPSDPAQVDEILERKSVSAKKKKS
- a CDS encoding aminotransferase class I/II-fold pyridoxal phosphate-dependent enzyme, with translation MSEFVIEPSSRIKRLPPYLFGRLNALKLEKRRQDIDIIDLGMGNPMDGAPDLVIDKLCEAARDPRNHRYSASKGIFNLRREMALKYERKWNVSLDPETEVLACIGSKEGFSHMCLAMLGPGDTAVVADPAFPIHIYGVALAGANVITVPLGNDQKFLDTIAMVCEHLFPRPKLLILNYPHNPTGMTVEEGFFETVVDLAKRFQIAVIHDFAYGETCFDGYKAPSFLSAKGAKDVGVEFTTLSKPYGMAGFRIGFAAGNRKMIEALATIKGYYDYGIFQPIQIASIIAMRHCEDHIRIQNEKYQARRDIICEGLKRIGWEVDVPRASMFVWTKFPVEHSKGKGSIDFAMELLENAYVAMAPGRAFGENGEYHMRIALVENEHRLRQAIRNIARYLQGKPVPGKRRKPIPISE